The DNA segment CCCGCTGAATGTCCACCCGTCCGCCGTCCCCAAAAGTTGAAACCGGTTTTCCAGTCGTCGCGTCGATGGCGTGGAGATAATGACCCGCCGTAAATAAAATCCGCCGGTCTTTGCCTTCCGACCAGTAGGCCACACCGCGATTCACGCCCGCGGAGCCGCGGTCGCCGTCCCGCGCAAACGGATCGAAGCGCCAAAGTTCCCTGCCCGTGGCGGCGTCGAGGGCAAGCAATTTCAACTGTGGCGACGTGCCGTACAGAACACCGTCGATGATCAGCGGATTGCACTGAATCTGCGAACGATTGTCGGCCCGTCCATCGCCGGCGTGATAGGTCCAGGCCAACCGGAGCCGGTGGACATTCTTCTCGTTGATTTGTTTCAGCGACGAGTAGTGGCTGCTGTTCTTGTCGCCCAGATAGGCCGGCCAGTCCGCTGTTGCGTCAGCCCGTGTTGATGCCGCGCCGGGACCAAGGGGCCACAAAAGGACCACCAGGCACAGAATCGGGGAGCCACAGGTTCGATTCATACCGTGTTTCGCGGGTGTCTGGTCGGAAACCCTACAAATGGGACGCCATTGGTTCGAGAAAAATATGACCCGCGGGGTCGTGACGCAATGTGCGCGGATTGGAAAACCTGTGGTGAGGTGTTGATGGCGGGCCGATTTGGCGAAGACTCCGACGCAGTGCCTCCCGCTTCATCCGTAGTGTTCCGTTTGTTACCCGCGTCGAGCCGGCCGCTTTCGGCGGTCACGGGTTGCGCGCGCCTTCCGCGTTGCCGCGGGCGCGGCGCAGTGCGGCGTCGTAGGCCGGAGGCAGCTTCACCGGTTTGCCTTCCGCGGACCACCAGCGGGGCGTCTCGGAATAGATCCAGACGTATTTATCCGACGTTTTGAGCGCCGCGCGCACGCTCGTAGTAAAGGTCTCGGGTGTGAAGTAGTTTTTGGAGACATCCCCGACGTCCCACCCTTTGTTCCGCCAATCACGATCCAGCCAGATCCCGAACCCGGACGAGAAAACGCGCGCATATTTCTCCGGATCGCGCACGATCGGGAGCAGATCCCGTTTCATCGTTTGGCGGGCCGCCTCGAACTGAAGGGGTTCCTTGAAACCGTAGGACAGTTCGTGGCCATCCACGAACCGGGCGTGACCCCGTGCGGCTTCCACCATGCCGTCGAGGAACGGAGCGAGCAGACCGTACGAACAGTCGGCCAGGGCAAGCTGGCCGGCCTTGCTCTGGTGCCAGGGCAACGAGTAGCCGAAGGTGAGAAACACGGTGAGGTTCGGATCACCGTCCTGAAAGGCTTGCATGACCTCGCGTCCCCGGCTGCGGCATTGCGCGGCGTAAAGTTCCCATGACTTCGCGCGGGTGTCGCGCTGCTTGCGATAATTGAAGAGCGAACCCTCATATTGCTCGATGTCGAAGAGCAGTCCCGGGCATCCTCCGGCTCGCGCCAGCCGGGCGGCCAGACGCGCGTTCCCGATCACGGCGCCATAATCGTCGAACCAGTCGAGTTTCGCCGGCGTCGTGTTGAACCGGAGAAAATTCGCGCGAAACCGCCCGAAACGCGTGGTCTTCAGATCCGCGAAGGCCCCGTCGAGATCCGTTTCGGAAAAGCG comes from the Candidatus Angelobacter sp. genome and includes:
- a CDS encoding PQQ-binding-like beta-propeller repeat protein, producing the protein MNRTCGSPILCLVVLLWPLGPGAASTRADATADWPAYLGDKNSSHYSSLKQINEKNVHRLRLAWTYHAGDGRADNRSQIQCNPLIIDGVLYGTSPQLKLLALDAATGRELWRFDPFARDGDRGSAGVNRGVAYWSEGKDRRILFTAGHYLHAIDATTGKPVSTFGDGGRVDIQRDLGRDVSKLYVIPTTPGIVFGHLLILGARVSEGPGPVAPGHIRAYDVRTGRLVWIFHTIPHPGEAGYETWPPEAWKYIGAANCWTGMAVDERRGIVFVPTGSAAFDFWGGNRLGQDLFANCLIALDAATGQRLWHYQFVHHDLWDRDLPAPPNLLTVRHNGKKIDAVAQ